CAATCATATCTTCAGTTTCTATGGGAGTTTTTGCATTCCAAAAATATTTCTGCGCATCTAATCCCACTACAGCTATTCCTCTTTCGGCAAGAGCTTCGCCCAAAGACTGGTCAAAGCTTGTCCATCCGCCATCACCAGAAATCAAAAAAGCAATTGGCAGGGTTTCATCTTTACTTTTTGTCGGGATTAAAGTTAAAGGCGCTTCAAAAGACAGAGGGGCAAGATGCTGTTCTTTAAGCAGAACATTTTCCTCCGATTTCTGTTTTGCATAATTCGGCGTATTTAAAATTTCCTTGTAGGCATCTGTAAATTGTGCCAGCCAATTTTTAGTTACAGAAAAACCATGGCCAACTTTAGCCAGTGTTATTAATCTTCCCTGCTTCATTCCTTCCATATATTTTTTTGTATCGGCATAATTACAAACCTGATCTGTTGTTCCCTGCAGTACAATAAAAGGTGCGGTTAATTTTTCTGTTTTCTCAAGATAATATGCTTTCCCTTCCTTTAAAACATGAGAAGCCAGTCCTGATCCGTCGCATAATGTTTTATCTGTTTCTATATCAGGACAAAATCCCAAGCCAATGGCACCGCTGAAAGTATTGGCCGGGGCCTGTGCCAGCATGCCATAAACTAAAGTTGCCCCTGATGAATATCCAATTAAAATGGGTTTAAAATATTGCTTCAACTTTAATTTTTTCTGCAGGATCAAACTTAGTTCTTCAAAATCTCCTGCAGGATAATAGCATTTTGATTTTTCTTTTTTAATTTCTTTAAAATAATGCTGAATGTCTATACCTGCAACTATAGCTCCCTGAGCCGCAATATTTTTAGCCATTTCAACTACTCCACTGTTCCATCCTCCATCTCCTGAAATAAACAAGACAACCGCATTGGGCGTTGTCTTAGGTTTATAGATTGAGACTTTTCCAAATACTCCAACTTTTAGGGTGTCTGTTTCAATAGCAAAAGCACTAGTATTACATACAAAAATTGTTAAAACGAGTATTATATTTTTTTTCATCTTAAACATTTTTAGCATTATCAAATATACTTTTGTTGATACATTATAACTGAAATCGTGATAAAATAAACATATAGATTGAGCATAAAAAGCCGCTGCCATAATCCTCTGTAAAGATCGATTACGTTATCCTTAGAGGAAAACCTGATTGCAAATAAAAACATGGTAATAAGTCCGATAACAAAAACAATCCATGAGAATAAATAAAACCCATACCTGTTTTTCTTCGTGATTATCGTAAGCATTACTAAAGGTAAAATTAGTGCCGCAATGACTCCAATACCTCCTAAAATATCATGTATGATAAATGAGAGTGTCATTTTACCTGCTGTCATATCAGCTTTAAATAAACCTGAACCAATGCCTTCTCCCAATCCATAAAGCATAATTAACAAGGAAGCAGACTTTACCTTTTTTAGTTTTTTATCGAATGCTTTTCTAAAAATGAATCCAAAAAAAATAAATATAATTCCAATTAATGTCCACCAAACAGAAATGAGTGTTGATACAGGACTTATAGAGGCTCCCAGTGAACTGATCGTGTTTTTTAACTGGCTGTATCCCGGATAATGACTTCCGCATAAAAACAATATAGCAAAATCAGCGATGCAGGCAGCAATACAGATTATGG
The Flavobacterium humidisoli DNA segment above includes these coding regions:
- a CDS encoding AcvB/VirJ family lysyl-phosphatidylglycerol hydrolase translates to MKKNIILVLTIFVCNTSAFAIETDTLKVGVFGKVSIYKPKTTPNAVVLFISGDGGWNSGVVEMAKNIAAQGAIVAGIDIQHYFKEIKKEKSKCYYPAGDFEELSLILQKKLKLKQYFKPILIGYSSGATLVYGMLAQAPANTFSGAIGLGFCPDIETDKTLCDGSGLASHVLKEGKAYYLEKTEKLTAPFIVLQGTTDQVCNYADTKKYMEGMKQGRLITLAKVGHGFSVTKNWLAQFTDAYKEILNTPNYAKQKSEENVLLKEQHLAPLSFEAPLTLIPTKSKDETLPIAFLISGDGGWTSFDQSLGEALAERGIAVVGLDAQKYFWNAKTPIETEDMIAKAAEHYLQQWNRKTFILAGYSFGASVVPFVAANLSRPLKEKLQGVYSLSPDVKADFEIHIADMLSLGSANDNYDVIAEMKKIKAFNPVCFFGTEEDPVTSGRFLESGIKIIELPGSHHYNNDFNTIAESILKESRRNPASENK
- a CDS encoding DUF998 domain-containing protein; the protein is MRISQLNLVGTAAIICIAACIADFAILFLCGSHYPGYSQLKNTISSLGASISPVSTLISVWWTLIGIIFIFFGFIFRKAFDKKLKKVKSASLLIMLYGLGEGIGSGLFKADMTAGKMTLSFIIHDILGGIGVIAALILPLVMLTIITKKNRYGFYLFSWIVFVIGLITMFLFAIRFSSKDNVIDLYRGLWQRLFMLNLYVYFITISVIMYQQKYI